One region of bacterium genomic DNA includes:
- a CDS encoding DUF6444 domain-containing protein, which yields MIEKLEKDIKALQNRLSLDSRNSHKPPSFDGFKKKVIKGLRKLMGRNSGEQPDYRGETLKMVDNHRRIIRHGVERCKGCQRDIQDAKPIDIKKRQVFRYTSRGYRSN from the coding sequence TTGATAGAGAAATTAGAGAAGGATATAAAAGCCTTACAAAACAGACTTTCCTTAGACAGCCGTAATAGTCACAAACCCCCATCTTTTGATGGATTTAAGAAGAAGGTCATTAAAGGTTTGCGTAAACTCATGGGAAGAAATTCGGGTGAACAACCTGACTATAGGGGAGAAACATTAAAGATGGTAGATAACCACCGAAGGATAATTAGACATGGTGTAGAGAGATGCAAGGGGTGTCAAAGAGATATACAAGATGCAAAGCCAATAGATATAAAGAAAAGACAGGTTTTTAGATATACCTCTAGAGGGTATAGAAGTAATTGA